A DNA window from Sphingopyxis sp. CCNWLW2 contains the following coding sequences:
- a CDS encoding LD-carboxypeptidase produces the protein MRIGIVAPSTPILPDDAEAVRALASLGYPDVELVFDPQCFAVHGHFAGEDGHRFAALVEMANRPDIDAIWFARGGYGACRIAEDAVAAMTDAARAKAFLGYSDQGNLLGALYREGFDHVAHGPMVADIRREGGEAAVLRALDWLVARDPAACEAGLQHGARHAAFNLMTLSMLLGTPLEPDLAGHVVLVEEVSEYLYAFDRAFFHVATCLGPRGLAGLRLGRVGDIPENDRPFGMEADEIARDWCGRTGIPWLGRADIGHDAANKVVPFGLHRAG, from the coding sequence ATGCGTATCGGCATTGTTGCCCCGTCGACCCCGATCCTGCCCGACGATGCGGAGGCGGTGCGCGCGCTCGCAAGCCTCGGCTACCCCGACGTCGAACTCGTCTTTGACCCGCAATGCTTCGCCGTCCACGGCCATTTCGCCGGCGAGGACGGCCATCGCTTCGCCGCGCTCGTCGAAATGGCGAACCGTCCCGACATCGACGCGATCTGGTTCGCGCGGGGCGGTTATGGCGCGTGCCGGATCGCCGAGGATGCGGTTGCGGCGATGACCGACGCGGCGCGGGCCAAGGCGTTTCTCGGCTATTCGGATCAGGGCAATCTGCTCGGTGCGCTCTATCGCGAGGGGTTCGACCATGTCGCGCACGGCCCGATGGTCGCCGATATCCGCCGCGAGGGCGGCGAGGCGGCGGTTCTGCGCGCGCTCGACTGGCTCGTTGCGCGCGATCCGGCGGCGTGCGAGGCGGGGTTGCAGCACGGCGCGCGCCATGCGGCGTTCAACCTGATGACGCTGTCGATGCTGCTCGGCACCCCGCTCGAACCCGACCTTGCGGGCCATGTCGTGCTGGTCGAGGAGGTGAGCGAATATCTATATGCCTTCGACCGCGCCTTCTTTCACGTCGCGACCTGTCTGGGCCCGCGCGGATTGGCTGGGTTGCGGCTCGGGCGGGTCGGCGACATTCCGGAAAACGACCGCCCCTTTGGCATGGAGGCCGACGAGATCGCCCGCGATTGGTGCGGTCGCACCGGCATCCCCTGGCTCGGCCGCGCGGACATCGGCCACGACGCGGCGAACAAGGTCGTGCCCTTCGGCTTGCATCGCGCGGGGTGA
- a CDS encoding Mur ligase family protein translates to MAENKSYFFCGIGGSGMLPLAMIVAARGDAVSGSDRSRDQGRTPEKFAWLESQGIAFYPQDGSGPKAGQILVASAAIEDSVPDIAAANALGLPRMTRADLNAALFNAADNAIGVGGTSGKSTVTGMIGWVLESAGKKPTVMNGAVMRNFSGDDRPFASALVGDAAIYVSEVDESDGSIALYRPDIAVITNISLDHKSLAELHQLFGDFAAKARVAVVNADDAESAPLLSGRNVVTFGFDDAATIRGSDFEALPDGCRFAVHADGTAYRVRLRMPGRHNAANALAAIAATHAAGTTVAQAVEALGDFAGLARRYEVLGQAGGITVIDDFAHNPDKVAATLAAVAELPGRALLFFQPHGYGPLRQMGKELAASFASGMRPDDKLFVCDPVYFGGTVDRSIGSEALVADIVAGGAGAVHMTTRAACGAAMLDEAKAGDRILILGARDDTLTEFGRELLENLAVRA, encoded by the coding sequence ATGGCCGAAAACAAATCCTATTTCTTCTGCGGCATCGGCGGGTCAGGGATGCTGCCGCTCGCGATGATCGTCGCGGCGCGTGGCGACGCGGTTTCGGGGTCGGATCGCAGCCGCGACCAAGGCCGGACGCCCGAAAAATTCGCATGGCTCGAAAGCCAGGGCATCGCCTTCTACCCGCAGGACGGCAGCGGTCCCAAAGCTGGCCAGATCCTCGTCGCGTCGGCGGCGATCGAGGACAGCGTTCCCGATATTGCCGCGGCCAATGCGCTCGGCCTGCCGCGTATGACGCGCGCCGACTTGAATGCCGCCTTGTTCAACGCGGCCGACAACGCGATCGGCGTCGGCGGGACGAGCGGCAAGTCGACCGTGACGGGAATGATCGGCTGGGTCCTCGAAAGTGCAGGCAAAAAGCCGACGGTGATGAACGGCGCGGTGATGCGCAATTTCTCGGGCGATGACAGGCCCTTTGCCAGCGCGCTGGTCGGTGACGCCGCGATCTACGTCAGCGAAGTCGACGAGAGCGACGGGTCGATCGCGCTCTATCGCCCCGATATCGCGGTGATCACCAACATCAGCCTCGATCACAAGAGCCTCGCCGAGTTGCACCAGCTCTTCGGCGACTTTGCCGCGAAAGCCCGCGTCGCTGTGGTCAACGCCGACGACGCCGAGTCCGCACCGCTGCTGTCGGGGCGCAATGTCGTGACCTTTGGCTTCGACGATGCGGCGACGATCCGCGGCAGCGATTTCGAGGCGCTGCCCGACGGCTGCCGCTTCGCCGTCCATGCCGATGGCACCGCCTATCGGGTGAGGCTTCGCATGCCCGGCCGCCACAATGCCGCGAACGCGCTCGCCGCCATCGCCGCCACCCACGCGGCGGGCACGACCGTAGCGCAGGCGGTCGAGGCGCTTGGCGACTTCGCCGGCCTCGCGCGCCGCTATGAAGTGCTCGGACAAGCAGGCGGGATCACGGTGATCGACGATTTCGCGCACAACCCTGACAAGGTGGCCGCGACGCTGGCGGCCGTGGCGGAACTGCCGGGCCGCGCTTTGCTCTTCTTCCAGCCGCACGGCTATGGCCCGCTCCGCCAGATGGGCAAGGAACTCGCGGCGAGCTTCGCAAGCGGAATGCGCCCCGACGACAAGCTGTTCGTGTGCGACCCCGTCTATTTCGGTGGCACCGTCGACCGCAGCATCGGCAGCGAGGCATTGGTCGCCGACATCGTCGCGGGCGGCGCAGGTGCGGTGCACATGACGACGCGCGCGGCGTGCGGCGCGGCGATGCTCGACGAGGCGAAAGCGGGCGACCGCATCCTCATCCTCGGCGCGCGGGACGATACGCTCACCGAATTCGGGCGCGAACTCTTGGAAAATCTGGCCGTCCGCGCTTGA
- the rpsF gene encoding 30S ribosomal protein S6 translates to MPFYEHVFIARQDLSQAQVDALAETVTNVIGEFKGTVHKTETWGLKQLAYKIQKNRKGHYVMLSAEVSGEAIAEIERQAAINEDIIRWLTIKVDELEKGPSVMMRKQERRGGRGRDRDGEE, encoded by the coding sequence GTGCCGTTTTACGAGCATGTTTTTATCGCGCGTCAGGATCTGAGCCAGGCTCAGGTCGACGCGCTGGCGGAAACCGTCACCAACGTCATCGGCGAATTTAAGGGCACGGTTCACAAGACCGAGACCTGGGGCCTGAAGCAGCTCGCCTACAAGATCCAGAAGAACCGCAAGGGTCATTATGTGATGCTGTCGGCCGAAGTGTCGGGCGAAGCGATCGCAGAGATCGAGCGTCAGGCTGCGATCAACGAAGATATCATCCGCTGGCTCACCATCAAGGTCGACGAACTCGAAAAGGGTCCGTCGGTGATGATGCGCAAGCAGGAACGTCGTGGCGGCCGCGGCCGTGACCGCGACGGCGAAGAATAA
- the rpsR gene encoding 30S ribosomal protein S18 — protein sequence MARPFFRRRKTCPFSQKDAPVIDYKDVRLLQGYLSERGKIVPSRITAVSTKKQRELAKAIKRSRHIGLLPYIVK from the coding sequence ATGGCACGACCCTTTTTCCGCCGCCGCAAGACCTGCCCCTTCAGCCAGAAGGACGCACCGGTCATCGATTACAAGGACGTCCGCCTGCTCCAGGGTTACCTGTCGGAGCGTGGCAAGATCGTCCCGTCGCGGATCACCGCGGTGTCCACCAAGAAGCAGCGTGAGCTGGCGAAAGCGATCAAGCGCTCGCGCCACATCGGCCTGCTCCCCTACATTGTGAAGTAA